The Musa acuminata AAA Group cultivar baxijiao chromosome BXJ2-2, Cavendish_Baxijiao_AAA, whole genome shotgun sequence genome has a segment encoding these proteins:
- the LOC135605199 gene encoding probable glucan endo-1,3-beta-glucosidase A6, translating to MPPHTEATFLFLLLLCFFSATAKGGRFARLGINYGTLGDDLPSAARSVHLLHSIGAGAVKIYDANPAILRALAGTRFRVSIMVPNEIIPSLGVNASAADAWVGTNLGPFYPAVRVRYLLVGNEILSYTSLANSTWPFLVPAMVNIHRALSARSICDVKVGTTLAMDALVTSFPPSAGAFRSDIAEPVMRPLLRFLHKTRSYYFVDAYPYFAWASNPSSIRLDYALFTSNASFNYFDPGSKLTYTNLFDQMLDAVAAAMGRLGSGDVRIAVAETGWPNAGDLDQIGANVHNAAIYNRNLARRLAARPAVGTPARPGAVMPVFVFSLYNENQKPGPGTERHWGLLYPNGSKVYEVDLSGRRPLDSYPPLPPPDNNEPYKGKIWCVFGGDRKAAANATTVGAALAYACGQGNGTCDAIRPGGPCYKPNTLVAHASYAFNSYWQQFRQAGGTCFFDGLAVQTKTDPSYGTCKYASLTN from the exons ATGCCGCCTCACACAGAGGCgaccttcctttttcttcttctactctgcttcttctctgccacag CTAAAGGTGGGCGCTTTGCGAGGCTGGGCATCAACTATGGCACCCTCGGCGACGATCTCCCCTCCGCCGCTCGCTCTGTGCACCTCCTCCACTCTATTGGCGCCGGCGCAGTCAAGATCTATGACGCCAACCCGGCCATCCTCCGCGCACTCGCTGGCACCCGCTTCCGCGTCTCCATCATGGTGCCCAACGAAATCATCCCCTCCCTGGGCGTCAACGCCTCCGCTGCCGACGCCTGGGTCGGCACCAACCTCGGCCCCTTCTACCCCGCCGTCCGCGTCCGCTACCTCCTCGTCGGCAACGAGATTCTCTCCTACACCTCCCTCGCCAACTCCACCTGGCCCTTCCTCGTCCCCGCCATGGTCAACATCCACCGCGCCCTCAGCGCCCGCTCCATCTGCGACGTCAAGGTCGGCACGACCCTTGCCATGGACGCCCTCGTGACCTCCTTCCCGCCCTCCGCAGGCGCCTTCCGCTCTGACATCGCTGAGCCGGTGATGCGCCCTCTACTCCGTTTCCTCCACAAGACCCGCTCCTACTACTTCGTGGATGCCTACCCTTACTTCGCCTGGGCCTCGAATCCCTCCTCCATCCGCCTCGACTACGCCCTCTTTACCTCCAATGCGAGCTTCAACTACTTCGACCCAGGGAGCAAGCTGACCTACACCAATCTGTTCGACCAGATGCTCGAcgcggtggcggcggcgatggGCCGGCTAGGGTCCGGCGACGTCCGGATCGCGGTGGCGGAGACGGGTTGGCCGAACGCCGGCGACCTGGACCAGATCGGGGCCAACGTACACAACGCGGCCATCTACAACCGGAACCTCGCGCGGCGGCTGGCGGCGCGTCCGGCCGTAGGAACGCCAGCGCGGCCAGGGGCGGTGATGCCGGTGTTCGTTTTCTCTCTCTACAACGAGAATCAGAAGCCTGGGCCGGGGACGGAGCGCCACTGGGGGCTGCTGTACCCCAACGGGAGCAAGGTGTACGAGGTGGACCTCAGCGGGCGGCGGCCGCTGGACTCGTACCCGCCGCTGCCGCCCCCGGATAACAACGAGCCGTACAAGGGGAAGATCTGGTGCGTGTTCGGCGGCGACCGGAAGGCGGCGGCGAACGCGACGACGGTAGGGGCGGCGCTGGCGTACGCGTGCGGGCAGGGGAACGGCACGTGCGACGCGATCCGCCCAGGGGGGCCATGCTACAAGCCGAACACGCTCGTGGCGCACGCGAGCTACGCGTTCAACTCCTACTGGCAGCAGTTTCGGCAGGCGGGCGGGACGTGCTTCTTCGACGGGCTCGCCGTGCAGACCAAGACCGACCCAA GTTACGGAACTTGCAAATACGCGAGTTTGACAAACTGA